CCAGCCAGCTCGGAACGACATCGTTTTGAATAAGATTTTCATATGTGTCTTTTTTGACCATTAATTCCGCCTTGTCGTCTTTTAACAGTACGACAGGAGGTGACTGAAGCCTGTTGTAGTGACTTGCCATCGAATAGTTATATGCTCCGGTGTTTAAAACAGCAAGGATATCTCCCGGTGCTGCCTGAGGAAGAAGTATATCTTTTATCAACATATCCGTTTCACAGCATTTTCCGCTGACGGTGTAAAGTTCGTTTGCTTCTTTGTTGTATTTGTTTGCTATTACGGCGTGATAAATAGCTCCGTAAAGAGCAGGTCTCGGATTATCCGCCATACCGCCGTCAACGCTTATATATTTTCTTAGATAAGGTATTTCTTTTATTGTTCCGATTGAATATAAAGTTATACCTGCCGGACCGATAATATATCTTCCCGGTTCAACGATTATTTTTGGTATTTTAATTCCTAAAATATCACATTGTTTTCTTATGATTTTACTGATTGTATGCACGTATTCTTCAACGTCGAAAACAGGGTCATCATGAAGATAATTTATACCAAATCCGCCGCCTAAGTTAAGTGCTTCTATTTCAACGCCCATTTCTTTGATGTTATATACTATTTCAAGCATTGTCGTTGCAGCTATTTCGAATGGTTTCGGAGAAGATATATCCGAACCGATATGGCAGTGAACACCTGTTAGGTTTAGATATTCTTCGTCTATAATCATTCTTGCGGCTCTGACAGCCATGTTTACCGGGATACCGAATTTAGAGTCTATCCTTCCGGTTTGTATGTATTCGTGAGTATGTGCTTCAACTCCCGGAGATACTCTGAAATGTACGTTTTGAACAGTTTCAAGTTCCTTTGCTATTCTTCCTACAAGTCCTATTTCGTAAAAGCTGTCGATAGTTATCACTCCTACGCCTGCTTCGATGGCTTCTCTTATTTCCTGTGCCGATTTATTGCTGCCGTGGAAACAGATCCTCTTTGGATCTAATCCTGCTTTCAGTGCCGTATAGATTTCTCCGCCGGAAACCGTATCCAAAGAAATTCCCTGTTGTTTAATTATTTTTACCATTGCTATATTCGTAAATGCTTTTCCCGCATAGTTAATATCATAATCTAAACCATATTCTTCAAAACTCTTCTTTATCAAGTCGATAGCTTCAATTATTTTGTTTTCGCTTATAACGTAAAGTGGGGTTCCGAATTTTTTTGCAAGTGCCACTGTATCATGTCCTGCAAAAATAAAATGTTCATTCATATTTTTTTCTCCTGATCTAAAAATTTTTATTTAGCTTAATTACACATTATATCAGATAATTACATCTTTTTAAATAAATTATATTAATTTTTAACTAAATAGTATATAATAATTTGTATGAAAAATGATAAATTATTATATTTAAGTGAACAAATAATTTCCGTTATGGAAAATGATGAATATAAGCCTATGAAATTCAATGATTTTGCTTTTATTTTTGATATGCATTCCAAAAATCAAAAGAACCTTTTATCGAATTCTTTGAATTATTTGATAAAAGAAAAAAAGATAAAATATATAAATAACAGATATTCTCCCACCTGTTCAAATATTTATGAAGGTGTATTTGAAAAAGGCAGGGGTTTGTTTGGTTTTGTAAATGTCGAAGGACTTGATGAAGACATATTTGTCGTCGGCAGCGAATCGATGGACGCTTTTTCCGGAGATAAAGTAAAAGTCGAAGTCATAAAAGAAAAAGAAGGAGACAGAAAAAGAGAAGGCAGGATAGTTGAAATTACAGAAAAAGTAAAGAGACAGACTGTCGGAACATTTTATAAAGAAAAGACTTTCGGTTTTGTAGTAAGTGACAATCCGAATTTTACAAACGATATTTATATACCTAAAGCGGGAATAAAATATGCAAAAAACAAAGATAAAGTCGTGGTGGAAATCACTGATTTTCCCAAAGATAAAAAGAACTGGGTAGGTAAAATAACCAAAGTACTCGGTCGCAAAGACGAAAATGGCGTCGATATCGAAGCACTTATTTACGAATACGATGTGCCTTATGAATTTTCACACCTTGCATTAAAAGAAGCAGACGAGCTTGAATTTGACAGCTTTGATAAGTTTAAAGGAAAGCGAAAAGATTTGACAGATGTAAATATATTTACTATTGACGGTCCGACCGCAAAGGATCTTGACGATGCGGTAAGTATAGTAAAAAAAGAAAACGAATATGTGTTAAGCGTTCATATTGCAGACGTAAGTAATTATGTAAAGAGAAACAGCGAGATAGATAAAGATGCTTACGAGAGAGGTACGAGCATATATTTTGCGGACAGGGTAATACCGATGTTACCGAAGACTCTTTGTGAAAATCTATGTTCCCTAAATCCAAAGGAAGAAAAGAAGGCTTTCAGTGTGGATATGCGAATAAATAAAGAGGGAAAGCTTTTGGATTATAACTTCTATAAATCCATAATCAAGTCAAAGGCTAAGTTCGTTTACGATGAAGTAAATGAGCTTTTTGACGGCAGTAAGGATTTAAGGGAAGAATATTACACTTATGAAGAAGATTTAAATACTATGAAAGAGCTTTATGAGCTTTTAAGACAGAGAAGATACGTAGAGGGTAACCTTGATTTTGATGTGGATGAGAATTTTATAACCGTTGAAAACGGAGTCGTTACCGATGTATCTTTAAGAGAAAGAGGTATCGCTGAAAGGATAATAGAGCAGTTTATGCTCGTAGCCAATACTTCCGCATGCGAATTCTTTTCTTCCATGGGACTTAACGGTATATACAGAGTGCATGAAGAACCTGACAAAGAAAAGCTCAGCGGATTTATTAAATTTGCAAATGCTTTAGGTTACAAACTCAGACTTCATGACGGTCACTACAGTAAAGAGCTTGAGGAGTTTCTTAAGACCATTGAAGGAGATAAGAATGAACAGCTATTCAAGACCGTGCTTTTAAGGTGTATGAAAAAAGCTGTTTATACTACGGAAAATAAAGGACACTTTGCCCTTGCCATAGAAAATTATACACACTTTACCTCTCCCATAAGAAGATACCCTGATTTGATGGTTCATAGGATATTATCCAATATACTTCTCGGAAACATCGATTTGAATAATCTCGAAAAAGAGAGAGAAAAAATGGAGAAAAAAGCTAACCATTTATCCAAAATGGAAAGAAGAAGCGAGGAAATGGAAAGAGAATCCGATAAGATATTCATTTGTCAGTATATGGAAAACTTTATCGATGAAGAATATGAGGGAAGAGTATCCGGATTTAGTTCAAAGGGCATGTATGTTAAGTTAAATAACAGTATAGAAGGCGTTATATACTTCACGAATTTGAATGATGACTATTATATTTATGACGAAGAACATTATTCTTTGGTCGGAAGAGATTTCGGCAGAAGATTTACAATGGGAGATAAAATAAATATAAAAGTAATTAGCGTTTCTAAATTGAAAAGAGAAGTAGAATTTTGTATAATATGATATAAAAGTTTTGATAGAGAGAGTAAAAATGGAAGAAAAAATGAGAATAAATAAATATCTCGCTAGCTGCGGAGTGGCTTCGAGAAGAAAATGCGAAGAGATAATTTCAAGGGGAAAAGTAACCGTTAACGGGGAAGTCGTAAGAGAACTTGGAACTATTATAAACGTAGAAAAAGATTTGGTAAAAGTTTACGGAAAAGAAGTAAGCTTAGATACAAAAAAAGTTTATTATATGTTAAATAAGCCTCAGGGAGTTATAAGTGCGAGCAAAAGTAAGTACGGAGAAGAAACCGTGGTGGATCTTCTCGGTAAAAAAGAACATAGATTATTCCCTGTGGGAAGGCTTGATAAAGATACTACAGGGCTTATAATCCTTACTAATGACGGAGATTTTGCTTATAAACTTACTCATCCGAAATATGAAAAAGAAAAGACATATGAAGCTTTGGTCAAGGGTAAAGTAGACTCGAAATCGTTGGATAAGCTTAAACAGGGTGTTGTGATTGACGGTAAAAAAACTTCGAGAGCAAAAGTAAGGCTTGTAAAAATGATAGGCGTAAATTCTTTGGTCGAAATCACTCTTATCGAGGGAAGAAAAAGGCAAGTAAAGAAGATGTGCGAAAAAGTAGGTCATAAAGTAATTAAGCTTAACAGAACAATGGAAAACGGATTAAGCCTCGGAGATTTGGAAATAGGAGAATATAGAAAGCTTACTAAGAATGAAGTAAGTAAATTATTAAAATAGAAAAAGAATGTTTAATAATGTAACGGAAATAACAAATGTTATCATTGATAATAAAGTAGTAAGCGGTAATATAGTTTTGGATATGACAATGGGTAACGGAAACGATACCTTGTATCTTTCAAAAAAAGTCGGAGAAAAAGGTAAAGTATACGCTTTTGATATTCAAAGTCAAGCGGTTAAGAATACAAAAAAGCTCCTTGATGAAAATCGTATAAATAATGCGGTATTGATAAACGACTCTCATGAAAATGTATTGAATTACGTAACAGATAAAGTTGATTTTGCTGTTTATAATTTAGGTTATCTTCCCGGCGGAGATAAAAAGATAGTGACTAAAAGCTCTTCCTCCGTTAAAAGTATCGAATATGTATTGACCGTTTTAAATAATGACGGCATTATCGTAATATGTGCTTATGTCGGACATGAGGGTGGAATGGAAGAATACAAAGATATATTATCTTTCGTGTCAAGTTTAAGCAAGAGTAATTTTAACGTTACCAAACTAGAACATACAAACAGGAAACCTGTTTCTCCCAAAATGATAATAATAGAAAGAATTAAATAATAATACATAGAGGATAAAATAGAATATGAAAAAATATTTGATTATAACTTATGGATGTCAGATGAATGAAAATGACAGCGAAAAAATCAGCGGGATGGTAGAAGAACTTGGCTACAGCAGGACCGAAGATGAAAAAGACGCTGATTTAATAATAATGAATACGTGTTCCGTAAGGGAAAATGCAAATAATCGTTTCTTTGGAAATCTTGGGAACTTTAAGAAACTAAAGAAAAAGAAGCCCGATTTGATACTTGCGGTATGCGGATGTATGATGCAGGAAGGACATATAGTAAAAAAAATAAAAGAGAAATATTCTTTTGTGGATATAGTGTTCGGTACTCATAATATTTCATCTCTTCCTTCTCTTTTGGAAGAATGCGATGCGAAGAGAAAGCTTATCGTAGAGGTATTGGAGGACAGTGACAAACTTGCCGAAGGACTTCCCGTACACAGACAGTTCAAGCATAAGGCATTTGTAAGCATAATGAAAGGCTGCAACAATTTTTGTTCTTACTGTATAGTCCCTTACACCAGAGGAAGAGAAAGAAGCAGAGAATATCAAAATATATTAAGTGAAGTAAGAGAACTGGCAAATGACGGAGTTAAGGAAGTAACCCTTTTAGGTCAGAATGTAAATTCTTATGGGAAGAACTTGGATGATCCTGTTCCTTTTGCAAAGCTGCTGAAAATGGTCAGTGAAGTAGAGGGTATTGAGAGAGTCAGATTTATGACTTCTCATCCTAAGGATTTAAGCGACGAGCTTATAGAAGTTATAAGAGATAATCCTAAGATTTGCAGGCATATCCATCTTCCCATGCAGTCCGGTTCAAGCAGGATATTAAAGCTTATGAACAGACATTACGATAAAGATACTTACATAAAATTAGTCAAAAAGATAAGAAGAGAAATCCCGGATGTGGCTATAACCACGGATATAATAGTGGGATTTCCCACAGAAACCGAAGAAGATTTTCTTGATACGCTGGATGTATATAAGAAGTGCGAATTCGATACCGCCTTTACTTTTATTTATTCAAAGAGGGAAGGTACAAAAGCTGCTGTAATGGACGGACAGATAGATGAAAAGACGGTCAAAGACAGGTTTGACAGATTACTAAAACTTCATGATGAAATTGTTTTAAAACAAAACAAGAAATATTTAAATAGAGAAGTCGATATCTTAATAGACGGGAAAAGTAAAACAAACGACAACGTTCTAACCGGAAGGACAAGCTCATTTAAGCTTGTTAACTTCACAGGTAAGGGAGAAACAGGGGATATAGTAAAAGTTAAAATAACGGATGTACATACATTCCACTTAAGCGGAGAAGTAATAGAATAGGAGAAAACAAAATTTATGGCATCACTCACACCAATGATGAAGCAATATTTACAGACACACGAAGAAGTACCTGATACGATATTATTTTACAGGCTCGGAGATTTCTATGAAATGTTCTTCGATGACGCAAAGACTGCCAGCAAAGAACTTGATTTGGTTCTTACAGGAAGAGACTGCGGACTTGAAGAAAAGGCGCCTATGTGCGGAGTACCTTATCACAGTGCTGATACATATATTGCAAAACTTGTTGAGAAAGGTTACAAAGTTGCTATATGCGAACAAGTAGAAGATCCAAAGACTGCAAAAGGTTTGGTTAAAAGGGAAGTTCAAAGAGTCATTTCACCGGGAACGATCACTGAGGGTAAAATGCTTAAAGAAGGCGAAAATAACTATATCATGTGTATTTACTACAATAAGCTGGAATTTGGAGTTACTTACTGCGATATTACAACGGGAGAGTTCAATGTACTTTCTCTTAGCGGTGAAAACAGAGGAAATGAGCTTTTATCCCTTCTTTCAAGGATAAATCCCGCACAAATCATAGTGAATACTATTTTGTTTGAAGATTTGGATTTAAAGAAGAATATATCAAATGTTACCAAAGTAATGCTTGAGCCTCATCCTTTGAATTATTTCTTTCATGATAAAGCGAAAGAATATATATTAAATCAATTTAATGTATATTCTCTTTCTTCGATTGGGCTTGATAATAACGAAATAATCGTAAGGTCTGCGGGAGCTTTATTAAAATACCTTGATGAAACTCAAAAAAGAGCACTGATACATATAAACGAAATAAAAATCAATGAAGATAAAGACTATATGCACCTTGACTATAATACCAAGAGAAATCTTGAAATAGTCGAGAATTTAAGGACTAACAACAAAAAAGATACTTTGCTTGATGTACTGGATAATACTGTAACCTCTATGGGGGCAAGGGAACTTAAAAAGTGGGTACTTGAACCTTTAACGAATAAAGATAAAATTATACTAAGACAAGACGCGATAAAACTTTTTATAGATGACGTAATGATACTTGAAGATATCACTTCCAACTTAAAATACGTCAAGGATATGGAAAGGATAATATCGAGACTTTCTCTCGATATAGCAAACGGAAGAGATCTTCTGGCTTTGAAAGAATCGATAGGTGTTATTCCAAGAATTAGAATTCTTCTTTCAAAGCTTATGAAGAGCTCTCCGCTTTTAAGTGAAATATATACAAAGCTAGATGAGCTTAGCGATATATATGACTTAATAGAGTCGTCAATAGATGATGATTGTCAGGTCAGCCTTAAAAACGGAGGAATAGTTAAGCTTGGATATAATGAAGAGATAGATGAGCTTAAAAACTTAAAAAATAATTCCGCACAAATTTTAGCCAATATAGAAAAAGACGAAAAAGAAAAGACGGGGATAAAAAATTTAAAAATCAAATATAATAAAGTCTTTGGTTATTTCCTTGAAGTAACTTCTTCTTATGCAAGTCTTGTTCCGGATTATTTTATCCGTAAACAGACACTTGCTAATTCTGAAAGGTATTTCACGGAAGAGCTTAAAGATATAGAAGTAAAACTTTTAAGCGTAGAAGAAAAGCTTAAAGAAAAAGAGTATAAGATATATCTGGATGTAAAAAACAGGATATTGGAAAATATAAAGAGAATTCAAGTAACGGCTAAGATGATAGCTGTTATAGACGCCGTCATTTCTCTAGCCATAGTTGCAAAGAAAAATCACTACGTAAAACCGACCATTACGGAAAACGGAAGCATAATAATCAAAGAGGGAAGACACCCTGTAGTTGAAAAGATAACGGGGCTTGATAATTTTATACATAACGATACGCTTCTTGATAATGAAGATAACAGAATTCTTATAATTACCGGTGCAAACATGGCGGGTAAGTCTACTTATATCAGGCAAGTAGCGCTTATATCCATAATGGCGCAAATTGGTTCTTTCGTTCCTGCAACTTCCGCAAGTATAAGTATCGTAGACAGGGTATTTACAAGAGTCGGTGCGAGCGACGACCTTGCCAGCGGTCAGAGTACTTTTATGGTAGAAATGAGTGAGGTATCCAATATCCTCAAATATGCCACAAAAAATTCTCTCGTGATACTTGATGAAGTGGGAAGAGGTACTTCTACTTTTGACGGACTCAGTATAGCTCATGCGGTAATCGAATATTTGCTGGATAAATCAAAAATAGGGGCAAAGACTTTGTTTGCAACTCATTATCATGAACTGACGGAGCTTGAAGGAGAACAAAACGGAGTTAAAAACTATTCTATCAGACTGGAAAGCAACGGCGATGAAATAGTCTTTTTAAGAAAGATAGAAAGAGGCGGGATAGATAAGAGTTACGGCATAGAAGTAGGAAAGCTTGCAGGACTTCCGGACGAAGTAATAAAGAGGAGTATGCAGATACTTGATGTACTCGAAGAAAACGAAGAGACTTATAAGAGTAAGATAGACGCTATGAACGCTCATATAAGAATGAATAGTAATTCCTTTACTCAGTTATCCATAGGGCAAAACCCCGATGACGAAAAGTTAAAGGAAAAATATACTTTGAATAAGAAAGCCGTAAATAAGATAAAGACTCTTCCTATAGAGAGCATGAGTCCTATCGAAGTAATGAATTTTGTATATGAATTAAAACAGTCATTGGAAAAAGAGGATATTTAATTATGGCAAATGTAATTAAAAAACTTTCGGATGAACTTATAAATAAAATTTCGGCAGGAGAGGTTGTAGTTTCTCCTGCTTCGGTCATTAAAGAGCTTGTTGAAAATTCAATAGATGCAGGAGCCGACCATATCAAAATAAAAATCGAAAACGGCGGGAAGACCAAGATACTGGTCAGTGACAACGGGATAGGGATTAAGTCCGATGAAATGGGGCTTGCTTTTAATAAAAATGCTACCTCTAAAATAGATAGTTTAGATAAGCTATCGAGCATAGATACCCTTGGTTTCAGAGGAGAAGCTCTATTTAGTATTTCCGTAGTAAGTAAAGTAAAGATAAGAAGTAAATATAAAGATGAAAATATAGGGACTTCGGCTACTGTTATAAACGGAAAAGTTCAAAACATTAAAAATCTTGCCTTAAATACCGGAACTAGGATAGAAGTGGAGGATCTGTTTTATAATACTCCCGCAAGAAGAAAACATATGAAGAGTGCCAAGGCGGAAAAGACTGCTTCACTGGATATAATTTCTAAACTTGCGATTGCAAATCCGAGTATTGCTTTTAGTGTATATAGTGATAATAAGGAAGTATTTGTCACTTTAGGGGATAATAATATAAGAAATGTCGTTAGCGTAATTTTAGGCCATGAATTTGTATCCAAGATGATAGAAGTTGATTATGATGATGAACCGCTTACCGTAAAGGGATTTACTCTTTCTCCAAATTATTTGGACAGGCAGAATGAAGAAAGTATATTTATTATAAACGGAAGATACGTTAAAAACGATACTTTAAATAAAGTCATAAACAATATTTACAGGGAGCAGTACGGGCTTTTTACAAAGAGGATTTCTTATGTTTTGTATATAAGGCTTCCTTATAATTTTACCGATGTGAACATTCACCCCGCAAAGACCAGTATATCATTCAGAAACGAAACCCTTATAAACATGCTAATATGTGAAGGTGTAAGAAGTGCACTGAGAGAATCTATAAATCTGAACGACAATGTAATAGGAGAAAGAAAGAAGAAAGAAAATCCTCTTGAAAATCAAATTGCATTTGAAGAGTCAAGCAGTTATGTTGTCGGTGATAAAGATATTTCTATAGTAAGTTATAATGAAGAAATAAAAATAGAAAAAAAAGAAATCGGTGAAGATAACATTAATGAAGAAGCAAGTAAATCCGATATTATAAATACCGACTATATCGCTTCATATGATAAATACAGTGAACCGACATATTTTAATGAAAGTTCAAGTACTTCTTATACTTCTTTTGATGATAATTTAATACAAGATATTCCTATTATAAACCCAACAGAGAACAATTTATCTTTAAATAGGAATGAAGAAGTACCAAAGGAACAAAAGAATATAGTAGATAGGAGTATATTTGATAAAATAATCAATATGCACTTTGTTGGGACAGCCTTTAAGGCTTATGCTATATTTGAAAGCGGAGAAACCTTATACGTCATGGATACTCACGCAAGTCACGAAAGAGTTTTATACGATAAATACTTATCTGAATTCAAAAAGCACAGAGTCAAGACTCAGATACTTGTTTCACCGTTAGTCCTTGAATTAAGCGTTATACATAAGGATATATGTCTAAATCACCTTAAACTGCTTAAAAGCCTAGGGTATGAAATAGAAGATTTTGCCGGTAATAATGTTATAATAAGGGAAATTCCCGAAATGTTATCTTTGGAGGATACCAAGGAAGTGATTTTAAATTTACTCGCTTCACTTAAAGATACTTCTATGCTGACTAATGAAATAAACAGAAATGAAAGGCTTATAAAGAATGCATGTCATCATGCGGTAAGGGGACACGACGATATATCAAAAGAAGAAGCGATCAAGCTTTTAAATGATTTGAAGCTGTCGGATAATCCTTTTTCCTGTCCTCATTCCAGACCTACCATTTCAAAGATAAAAAAGAAATATTTTGAAAAAATGTTCCAAAGGATTTAATTATGAGTAAAGTTGTAGTTATAGCGGGTCCTACCGCATCGGGGAAAAGCGGGCTTGCCGTAGAGCTTGCTAAAAAAATAAACGGAGAAATAATTTCTGCCGATTCCGTGCAGGTTTATAAATATATGGATATAGGTTCCGCAAAAGTAACAAAAGAAGAAATGCAGGGGATAAAACATTATTTGGTAGATGAGTTTTATCCGAATGAAGATTTTAACGTTTCTGTTTTTGCAGATAAAGGGATTAAGTATATAAATGAAATACTCTCCAAGGGAAAAGTTCCCATTATAGTGGGAGGAAGCGGATTATACGTTGACGCCCTTGTATATGATTCTTATGATTTTGAAGAAGAAGACAAAGATAAGACTTACAGAGAATATCTTGAAAACCTGGCAAGAGAAAAAGGCAAAGAATATATATATGATATGCTCATTGAAGCAGATAAGGAAAGTGCGGATGAAATTCATCCAAATAACCTAAAAAGGGTAATAAGAGCACTTGAGATATATAAGAAGACTGGAAAGAAAAAAAGTGATAGGGAAGAAAGAAAAAAGGAATATAGGTTTAAAGATACTTATTACTTTTGTTTAAATGATAAAAGAGAAAAGCTATATGAAAAAATAGATAAAAGAGTAGATGAAATGGTGAGCTTGGGACTTGTAGATGAGGTAAGGTCTCTTATGGATATGGGATATGATGAAAGTTTAAATTCCATGAGGGCTCTAGGGTATAAGGAGATAGTAAGCTATTTAAAAGGAGATATTTCCTTAGAAGAATCAATCTACATCATAAAGAGAGACACCAGACATTTCGCAAAGAGACAGCTTACCTGGTTTAAGCGAAACGAAGATGTAATATGGTTAAATAAAGAAAATTATAAAGATACAAAAGATATATTAACTTTTATGAGGGGGATAATAAATGAGTAGTTTTGCCGGTGAAAAAGCAATTAATATTGTAAAAGAAGCGGAAAAAAGGATTAAATATAAATTTGAAGAAATAGATGATATATGCGAATATAATATTTATAAAGTTTTAAATGCAATGCAAAATCATCGTCTTTCTTTAAGACATTTTAATGAAAGCACCGGATATGCTTATGATGATGAGGGAAGAGAGATAACCGAAAAGATTTATGCACAAGTGTTCGGCGGTGAAGCCGCACTCGTAAGACCTCAGATAGTAAGCGGGACTCATGCAATAAGCCTGATGCTCTACGGAGTATTAAGACCGGGCGATACACTTTTAAGTATAACAGGAGACCCTTATGATACCATAAGGTCTACCATTGGTATAAACGATAATGGGGAAAACCTTGGTTCACTTAAAGATTATAATGTGAATTATGATAAAGTGGATTTGAAAGACGGAGGAGAAATCGATTTTGATGAGGTTGAAAAGAAGTTAAATGATAATGTAAAAGCGGTATTTATTCAGCGTTCAAGCGGGTATACCGACGCAAAAGCTTTATCTATAAGGAAAATAGAGGAAGCCTGTAAATTCGTTAAAGGTATAAAAAAAGATGTATTGGTACTTGTTGATAACTGTTACGGGGAATTTCTTGAGAAAAAAGAACCGATTGAAGTGGGTGCTGACTTGATTGCAGGTTCATTAATAAAAAATCCGGGCGGAGGACTTGTTTCCGTAGGTGGTTATATAATAGGCAGCAGCGAAAATATCAAAAAAGTCGCCTCCCGTCTTACGGCTCCGGGTATTGCTCTAGAGGTAGGAGCTAATCTGGGCGTTATTCGCTCTTATTTGCAGGGACTTTTCATGGCGAGTAAAGTTACAAGCGGAGCGATAAAAGGCGCTATACTGGCTGCCAGCGTCTTTGAGAGCATAGGATACAGAGTATTCCCGGGTGTTGATGATGAAAGAAGCGATATTATCCAGGCTGTAGTCCTTGGAAGCAGGGAAAAGGTATGTGCTTACTGTGAAGGTATTCAGGAAGCTGCTCCCGTAGATTCTTACGTTACTCCCGAACCTTGGGATATGCCTGGTTACGATGACCAGGTAATAATGGCTGCGGGAAATTTCATTGAAGGCTCTTCAATAGAACTCAGTGCAGACGCACCTATGAAAGAACCTTATATCGTCTATCAGCAGGGCGGACTTACTTATGAACATTCTAAGATAGGTACTATCAAAGCTTTGGATAAAATACTTAAACTTGATGAGGTAAGATAAATGTTAGTAATGGTGGTAGACGGAAAAGGCGGAGGCATAGGCGTAAGTCTTATAGAAAAAATATTGG
This region of Anaerofustis stercorihominis DSM 17244 genomic DNA includes:
- the lysA gene encoding diaminopimelate decarboxylase — translated: MNEHFIFAGHDTVALAKKFGTPLYVISENKIIEAIDLIKKSFEEYGLDYDINYAGKAFTNIAMVKIIKQQGISLDTVSGGEIYTALKAGLDPKRICFHGSNKSAQEIREAIEAGVGVITIDSFYEIGLVGRIAKELETVQNVHFRVSPGVEAHTHEYIQTGRIDSKFGIPVNMAVRAARMIIDEEYLNLTGVHCHIGSDISSPKPFEIAATTMLEIVYNIKEMGVEIEALNLGGGFGINYLHDDPVFDVEEYVHTISKIIRKQCDILGIKIPKIIVEPGRYIIGPAGITLYSIGTIKEIPYLRKYISVDGGMADNPRPALYGAIYHAVIANKYNKEANELYTVSGKCCETDMLIKDILLPQAAPGDILAVLNTGAYNYSMASHYNRLQSPPVVLLKDDKAELMVKKDTYENLIQNDVVPSWLED
- a CDS encoding class I SAM-dependent methyltransferase, yielding MFNNVTEITNVIIDNKVVSGNIVLDMTMGNGNDTLYLSKKVGEKGKVYAFDIQSQAVKNTKKLLDENRINNAVLINDSHENVLNYVTDKVDFAVYNLGYLPGGDKKIVTKSSSSVKSIEYVLTVLNNDGIIVICAYVGHEGGMEEYKDILSFVSSLSKSNFNVTKLEHTNRKPVSPKMIIIERIK
- the rnr gene encoding ribonuclease R — translated: MKNDKLLYLSEQIISVMENDEYKPMKFNDFAFIFDMHSKNQKNLLSNSLNYLIKEKKIKYINNRYSPTCSNIYEGVFEKGRGLFGFVNVEGLDEDIFVVGSESMDAFSGDKVKVEVIKEKEGDRKREGRIVEITEKVKRQTVGTFYKEKTFGFVVSDNPNFTNDIYIPKAGIKYAKNKDKVVVEITDFPKDKKNWVGKITKVLGRKDENGVDIEALIYEYDVPYEFSHLALKEADELEFDSFDKFKGKRKDLTDVNIFTIDGPTAKDLDDAVSIVKKENEYVLSVHIADVSNYVKRNSEIDKDAYERGTSIYFADRVIPMLPKTLCENLCSLNPKEEKKAFSVDMRINKEGKLLDYNFYKSIIKSKAKFVYDEVNELFDGSKDLREEYYTYEEDLNTMKELYELLRQRRYVEGNLDFDVDENFITVENGVVTDVSLRERGIAERIIEQFMLVANTSACEFFSSMGLNGIYRVHEEPDKEKLSGFIKFANALGYKLRLHDGHYSKELEEFLKTIEGDKNEQLFKTVLLRCMKKAVYTTENKGHFALAIENYTHFTSPIRRYPDLMVHRILSNILLGNIDLNNLEKEREKMEKKANHLSKMERRSEEMERESDKIFICQYMENFIDEEYEGRVSGFSSKGMYVKLNNSIEGVIYFTNLNDDYYIYDEEHYSLVGRDFGRRFTMGDKINIKVISVSKLKREVEFCII
- a CDS encoding pseudouridine synthase yields the protein MEEKMRINKYLASCGVASRRKCEEIISRGKVTVNGEVVRELGTIINVEKDLVKVYGKEVSLDTKKVYYMLNKPQGVISASKSKYGEETVVDLLGKKEHRLFPVGRLDKDTTGLIILTNDGDFAYKLTHPKYEKEKTYEALVKGKVDSKSLDKLKQGVVIDGKKTSRAKVRLVKMIGVNSLVEITLIEGRKRQVKKMCEKVGHKVIKLNRTMENGLSLGDLEIGEYRKLTKNEVSKLLK
- the miaB gene encoding tRNA (N6-isopentenyl adenosine(37)-C2)-methylthiotransferase MiaB: MKKYLIITYGCQMNENDSEKISGMVEELGYSRTEDEKDADLIIMNTCSVRENANNRFFGNLGNFKKLKKKKPDLILAVCGCMMQEGHIVKKIKEKYSFVDIVFGTHNISSLPSLLEECDAKRKLIVEVLEDSDKLAEGLPVHRQFKHKAFVSIMKGCNNFCSYCIVPYTRGRERSREYQNILSEVRELANDGVKEVTLLGQNVNSYGKNLDDPVPFAKLLKMVSEVEGIERVRFMTSHPKDLSDELIEVIRDNPKICRHIHLPMQSGSSRILKLMNRHYDKDTYIKLVKKIRREIPDVAITTDIIVGFPTETEEDFLDTLDVYKKCEFDTAFTFIYSKREGTKAAVMDGQIDEKTVKDRFDRLLKLHDEIVLKQNKKYLNREVDILIDGKSKTNDNVLTGRTSSFKLVNFTGKGETGDIVKVKITDVHTFHLSGEVIE